A single Cyclopterus lumpus isolate fCycLum1 chromosome 15, fCycLum1.pri, whole genome shotgun sequence DNA region contains:
- the lrrc18a gene encoding leucine-rich repeat-containing protein 18, whose amino-acid sequence MPKGNGAKGEKLTLKVIKKAIWMTLDGHRRLNLSNMGITIFPKCVLKLTNVDELDLSRNLIQKLPDNIGSFWSLRLLDLHSNKLESVPESIGNLVGLTHLNLSNNRLISGGLPSTLGSLTSLKSLNLGMNQLDTLPPTMEALDGLQELGLFDNLFINLPEFLKVLRNLTKVNMKRNPLSYVQGDSEGMHKEQAEEDVYLVHESSLCRTCLKKCQEQREGFTGGGGGGGDVFEEKRIRIYHGLMVPNSVATVNQDVWRIRKVEHKPIK is encoded by the coding sequence ATGCCCAAAGGGAACGGAGCCAAAGGGGAAAAGCTGACCCTCAAGGTTATCAAAAAGGCAATATGGATGACCCTGGATGGACATCGCAGACTCAACCTTAGCAACATGGGCATAACCATCTTCCCAAAGTGTGTCCTAAAACTGACCAACGTGGACGAGTTGGACCTCAGCCGCAACCTGATACAGAAACTCCCAGATAACATTGGGAGCTTCTGGTCATTGAGATTGTTGGATCTACACAGCAATAAGCTGGAATCTGTGCCCGAGTCCATCGGCAACCTGGTGGGACTGACCCACCTCAACCTCTCCAACAACCGGCTAATCTCCGGAGGTTTACCGTCCACGCTAGGTTCTCTCACCAGCCTGAAGAGTCTCAATCTGGGAATGAACCAGCTCGACACCCTGCCTCCCACTATGGAGGCTCTAGATGGTCTTCAAGAGTTAGGTCTTTTTGATAACCTCTTCATCAATCTACCAGAGTTTTTAAAAGTCCTACGCAACCTCACAAAGGTGAACATGAAACGAAATCCTCTATCGTATGTTCAGGGGGATAGTGAGGGGATGCACAAGGAACAAGCAGAGGAAGATGTGTATCTGGTCCATGAGAGCAGCCTGTGTAGGACATGCCTCAAGAAATGTCAAGAGCAGAGGGAAGGAtttacaggaggaggaggaggaggaggtgacgtGTTTGAGGAGAAAAGGATAAGGATTTATCACGGATTGATGGTGCCAAACTCAGTGGCTACAGTCAATCAAGATGTGTGGAGAATAAGAAAGGTGGAACACAAGCCAATCAAATGA